A DNA window from Vigna angularis cultivar LongXiaoDou No.4 chromosome 1, ASM1680809v1, whole genome shotgun sequence contains the following coding sequences:
- the LOC108346882 gene encoding BTB/POZ domain-containing protein At5g41330, translating to MPPFAGSEPAGFPKPDSNIVSIDVGGQLFQTTKQTLTSAGPKTFFSRIAESSGIYAPFIDRDPEIFSLLLSLLRTGNLPSKAKAFDLQDLIIESKFYGIESLLINSLSNPSQLEPFNLQKSLLLPLNGRDSPSALAADAACGALHVAHGSKITSFDWSLRRKATVLTHFTAVDSLLALSPTLVAAGANDFSGLQILDLENGRVKETLNWENVTKSGSTVQAIGSSSENMFVSFESSRRNSNSIMVYDLHSLTPVTEIGHNEIFGADIDSAIPATKLQWIEGYNLLMASGSHSGPSGVSGNIRLWDVRSGNVVWEISEKVDCFADVAVCDPLSVIFKVGVNSGEASYVDMRNLSTESAWVCLGDKRKVTNSGKKEGIGSKIETQGNQVFCTKGGDVELWSEVIMGGGGNGGRIFKKNLMGRMRDMGGAKITNLAFGGSTMFLTRKDQQCVEVWQSSSREF from the coding sequence ATGCCACCTTTTGCAGGTTCTGAACCAGCTGGCTTCCCCAAGCCCGATTCCAACATAGTTTCCATCGACGTCGGAGGCCAACTCTTCCAAACCACCAAACAGACACTAACCTCGGCTGGTCCCAAAACCTTCTTCTCCAGAATTGCGGAGTCTTCAGGAATCTACGCGCCCTTCATAGACAGAGACCCGGAAATCTTTTCGCTCCTTCTCTCTCTCCTCCGCACCGGAAACCTTCCCTCAAAGGCCAAAGCTTTCGATCTCCAAGACCTAATTATTGAGTCCAAATTCTACGGCATCGAAAGCCTCCTCATCAATTCCCTCTCTAACCCTTCTCAATTGGAACCCTTCAACCTCCAAAAATCCCTCCTATTGCCCCTCAACGGCCGCGACTCCCCCTCCGCCCTCGCCGCCGACGCAGCCTGCGGTGCCCTCCACGTCGCGCACGGCAGCAAGATCACCTCCTTCGACTGGTCCCTCCGCCGCAAGGCCACCGTCCTCACCCACTTCACAGCCGTCGACTCCCTCCTGGCGCTCTCACCAACACTGGTTGCCGCCGGCGCCAACGACTTCTCCGGCCTCCAGATCCTGGACCTCGAGAACGGCCGCGTCAAGGAAACCCTAAACTGGGAAAACGTCACCAAATCCGGGTCCACCGTCCAAGCCATCGGATCCTCCTCGGAAAACATGTTCGTCAGCTTCGAATCCTCGCGCCGAAACTCCAATTCCATAATGGTTTACGATTTGCATTCTCTAACCCCCGTCACCGAGATCGGTCACAACGAAATCTTCGGCGCAGACATCGATTCGGCAATTCCCGCGACGAAGTTGCAGTGGATTGAGGGTTACAATCTGTTGATGGCCTCTGGGTCCCACAGCGGTCCCTCCGGCGTTTCCGGTAACATACGGTTGTGGGATGTTCGATCCGGAAACGTTGTGTGGGAAATTTCTGAGAAGGTGGATTGTTTCGCTGACGTGGCGGTTTGCGATCCGTTGTCGGTAATTTTTAAGGTTGGGGTGAATTCGGGCGAAGCTTCTTACGTGGACATGCGGAATTTGAGCACCGAGAGCGCGTGGGTTTGTCTTGGGGATAAAAGAAAGGTTACGAACAGTGGGAAAAAGGAAGGGATTGGGTCGAAAATCGAAACGCAGGGGAATCAAGTGTTTTGCACCAAGGGTGGTGACGTGGAGCTCTGGTCTGAGGTTATCATGGGTGGTGGTGGCAATGGTGGAAGGATATTCAAGAAGAACTTGATGGGTAGAATGAGGGACATGGGTGGTGCAAAGATCACAAATTTGGCCTTTGGAGGAAGCACCATGTTCTTGACCAGAAAGGATCAACAATGTGTTGAGGTCTGGCAGAGTTCTTCCAGGGAATTTTGA
- the LOC108347751 gene encoding uncharacterized protein LOC108347751 — MRGIHATDANNTFDTINAAAFAIASASHNRLSQPPTQKKGWGSWLSKIGCFGYQRNRKRIGHAILVPETATNGADPAGAVSSTQAASITLPFAAPPSSPVSFFQSEPPSTAHSPVGKISHTCISASMYSPGGPASIFAIGPFAHETQLVSPPVFSASSTAPFTPPPESVHLTTPSSPEVPFAQLLDPNNRNSDTFHRFQISHYDFQSYQFHPGSPVGQLISPRSAISASGASSPLPDSEINATLSHILDFQRPDPPKLLGIDKLSAYENRKSNQGSGSLTPDAARSTAQPGFLSNHWVSEIKMSPRPSNNRVNEISINHRVSFDISAQKVLESLENNPAASAWTKVMSKLKNDSPTAADKEDNFGETGSNEKQVLAETHSDQPLETNLSGDDARVHEKDQSLTCAKEFNFDKADGGDSLAPNIVADWWANEKVAGKERGATKDWSFFPMIQPGVS; from the exons ATGAGAGGGATTCATGCGACTGATGCTAACAACACTTTCGACACTATTAACGCTGCTGCTTTTGCCATAGCCTCTGCTTCCCACAACCGCCTTTCTCAACCTCCTACCCAG AAGAAAGGATGGGGAAGCTGGTTGAGCAAAATTGGGTGTTTTGGATATCAAAGAAACAGAAAGCGCATTGGACATGCGATCCTTGTTCCAGAAACAGCCACCAATGGAGCTGATCCTGCCGGAGCTGTCAGTTCAACACAAGCAGCAAGCATAACACTCCCCTTCGCCGCCCCTCCGTCATCTCCGGTATCTTTCTTTCAATCAGAACCTCCCTCAACCGCACACTCACCGGTTGGTAAAATCTCCCACACTTGTATCTCTGCCAGCATGTACTCTCCTGGTGGTCCTGCTTCGATCTTTGCCATTGGCCCTTTTGCTCATGAAACCCAATTAGTATCACCACCTGTTTTCTCGGCTTCATCCACCGCTCCTTTCACCCCACCTCCCGAATCTGTCCACTTGACCACCCCTTCTTCGCCGGAGGTTCCATTTGCTCAGCTTCTTGACCCCAACAACAGGAATTCCGACACCTTTCACCGCTTCCAAATATCTCACTACGACTTCCAGTCCTATCAGTTTCACCCCGGAAGTCCAGTTGGTCAACTCATATCACCCAGATCCGCCATCTCTGCCTCCGGCGCCTCATCGCCGCTCCCTGACTCTGAAATTAATGCCACTCTCTCCCATATTCTTGATTTCCAAAGACCAGACCCTCCCAAGCTTCTCGGCATTGATAAACTTTCTGCTTATGAAAACAGGAAGTCAAACCAAGGTTCCGGCTCGCTCACCCCTGATGCTGCAAGGTCCACAGCTCAACCCGgttttctttcaaatcattgGGTTTCTGAGATCAAAATGTCCCCACGTCCAAGCAACAATCGGGTTAATGAGATCAGTATAAATCATAGAGTTTCATTTGATATATCTGCCCAGAAAGTCTTGGAATCTCTGGAAAACAACCCAGCAGCATCGGCGTGGACTAAGGTCATGTCGAAATTGAAAAACGATTCTCCAACAGCAGCAGACaaagaagataattttggaGAAACCGGGTCCAACGAGAAACAAGTCCTTGCTGAAACTCACAGTGATCAACCGCTGGAAACTAATTTGAGTGGAGATGATGCAAGAGTTCACGAGAAGGATCAGTCTTTAACTTGTGCTAAAGAATTCAATTTTGATAAAGCAGATGGAGGGGATTCTCTTGCTCCCAATATAGTTGCTGACTGGTGGGCTAATGAGAAAGTTGCAGGGAAGGAGAGAGGGGCCACCAAAGATTGGTCCTTTTTCCCAATGATTCAACCTGGTGTCAGCTAA
- the LOC108347444 gene encoding puromycin-sensitive aminopeptidase, which yields MARLVLPSKRLSLSRNTLLGLISPAPLQLNCGVGYFQNTAKRSIRYKHCVASEVNFQKKYSPLYTSLPRVKQVSKRLICAVATEDLPKQVEESNMETPKEIFLKDYKRPDYYFDNVDLEFSLGEEKTIVSSKISVYPRIEGSSPPLVLDGQDVSLVSVQLNGKALKEEDYHLDARHLTILSPPSGKYDLEIVTEICPQKNTSLEGLYKSSGNFCTQCEAEGFRKITFYQDRPDIMAKYTVRIEADKSLYPVLLSNGNLVEHGDLEGGRHYTVWVDPFKKPCYLFALVAGQLESRDDIFTTRSGRNVVLRIWTPKEDVPKTAHAMYALKAAMKWDEDVFGLEYDLDLFNVVAVPDFNMGAMENKSLNIFNSKLVLASPETATDADYAAILGVIGHEYFHNWTGNRVTCRDWFQLSLKEGLTVFRDQEFSSDMGSRTVKRIADVSNLRNYQFPQDAGPMAHPVRPHSYIKMDNFYTVTVYEKGAEVVRMYKTLLGSQGFRKGMDLYFKRHDGHAVTCEDFFSAMRDANDADFANFSLWYSQAGTPVVKVSTSYNSEAHTFSLKISQEIPPTPGQAVKEPMFIPVAVGLLDSTGKDIPLSNLYHNGTLQSVSNNVQPVCTTVLRVTKKEEEFIFTDIFEKPVPSLLRGYSAPVRLESDLTESDLFFLLANDSDEFNRWEAGQVLARKLMLNLVDDFQHNKPLVLNPNFVVGFKRILCDSSLDKEFVAKAITLPGVGEIMDMMEVADPDAVHAVRTFIRKQLASELRSEFHTTVLYNRSSEDYVFDHPNLARRALKNIALAYLGCLEEQEFTELAIQEYKTATNMTEQFAALVAIAQTPGKTRDDFLADFYGKWKHDFLVVNKWFALQSSSDIPGNVENVRKLLDHPAFDLRNPNKVYSLIGGFCGSPVNFHAKDGSGYKFLGEIVLLLDKLNPQVASRMVSAFSRWKRYDESRQSLAKAQLEKIVSSNGLSENVYEIASKSLAV from the exons ATGGCACGGTTGGTTCTGCCATCGAAGAGATTGTCTCTTTCGAGGAACACTCTACTGGGTTTGATCTCCCCTGCTCCT CTTCAGCTTAATTGCGGTGTTGGTTATTTTCAGAATACAGCAAAAAGGAGCATCCGTTACAAGCATTGCGTTGCTTCGGAg GTTAATTTCCAAAAGAAGTATTCCCCATTATATACTTCATTACCA AGGGTCAAGCAAGTAAGTAAGAGGCTAATTTGTGCTGTTGCCACAGAGGATTTACCAAAGCAAGTTGAAGAATCTAATATGGAGACACCAAAGGAAATATTCTTAAAGGATTATAAGAGGCCTGATTACTACTTTGACAAT GTGGATCTAGAATTTTCCTTGGGAGAGGAGAAGACAATAGTTAGTTCTAAAATATCTGTGTATCCTCGCATTGAAG GTTCTTCCCCCCCTCTAGTTTTAGATGGACAAGATGTATCTTTAGTTTCAGTTCAGCTGAATGGAAAGGCTTTGAAG GAGGAAGATTATCATTTGGATGCACGGCATCTCACAATCCTATCACCTCCTAGTGGTAAATATGATCTTGAAATTGTCACTGAGATCTGTCCACAGAAAAATACATCATTAGAG GGACTTTACAAATCATCTGGGAATTTCTGTACTCAATGTGAGGCTGAAGGTTTCcgtaaaattacattttatcaG GATCGACCTGACATAATGGCAAAATATACCGTTCGAATTGAGGCTGATAAATCGCTGTATCCAGTGTTGTTGTCTAATGGAAACCTGGTTGAGCATGGTGACCTAGAG GGCGGGAGGCATTACACTGTTTGGGTGGACCCCTTCAAGAAACCTTGTTACCTGTTTGCCTTGGTTGCCGGACAATTAGAGAGCAGAGATGACATATTTACTACCCGTTCAGGGCGGAATGTGGTCCTTAGGATATGGACACCTAAAGAAGATGTCCCTAAGACTGCACATGCTATGTATGCTCTGAAAGCAGCTATGAAGTGGGATGAAGAT GTTTTTGGACTTGAATATGACCTGGATCTCTTCAATGTTGTTGCTGTCCCAGATTTTAACAT GGGAGCAATGGAGAACAAGAGCTTGAAT ATTTTCAATTCAAAGCTTGTATTGGCCTCTCCAGAGACTGCTACTGATGCAGATTATGCTGCAATATTGGGGGTTATTGGACATGAG TATTTCCACAACTGGACTGGCAACAG AGTGACTTGTCGAGACTGGTTCCAGCTTAGCCTGAAAGAAGGTCTCACTGTTTTTCGGGATCAG GAATTTTCATCTGATATGGGAAGTCGAACTGTAAAGCGAATTGCTGATGTTTCTAATCTTAGAAATTACCAGTTTCCACAG GATGCCGGTCCCATGGCCCATCCAGTGCGACCACATTCTTATATCAAG ATGGACAACTTCTACACAG TTACG GTCTATGAAAAG GGGGCTGAAGTTGTCAGAATGTACAAAACCTTATTAGGAAGTCAAGGGTTCCGAAAA GGCATGGATCTTTATTTCAAGAGACATGATGGTCATGCTGTAACATGTGAAGATTTTTTCTCTGCCATGCGGGATGCAAATGATGCTGATTTTGCAAATTTCTCGTTATG GTATTCTCAAGCTGGGACCCCTGTTGTCAAAGTAAGCACTTCTTATAATTCAGAAGCacatactttttctttgaagATTAG CCAAGAGATACCACCTACTCCAGGACAAGCGGTTAAGGAACCCATGTTCATTCCTGTTGCAGTGGGTTTGCTTGATTCCACCGGCAAGGACATTCctctttcaaatctttatcaCAACGGGACTCTGCAATCTGTTTCAAACAATGTTCAACCAGTCTGCACTACAGTCCTTAGAGTCACCAAG AAAGAGGAAGAATTTATATTCACTGATATATTTGAGAAGCCTGTTCCTTCTTTGTTAAGGGGATACAGTGCTCCTGTTCGTCTGGAATCTGATCTCACTGAGAGCGACCTGTTTTTCCTGCTAGCTAATGATTCTGATGAATTCAACCG TTGGGAGGCTGGACAAGTTTTGGCACGGAAGTTGATGCTTAACTTGGTGGATGATTTTCAACATAACAAACCATTGGTTTTGAATCCCAACTTTGTTGTTGGGTTCAAACGTATTCTATGTGACTCAAGTCTGGACAAA GAATTTGTGGCAAAGGCAATAACTCTGCCCGGGGTAGGAGAAATAATGGACATGATGGAGGTTGCAGATCCAGATGCTGTTCATGCTGTTCGTACTTTCATCAGGAAACAGCTAGCCAGTGAACTGAGATCAGAGTTCCACACAACA GTATTATATAATAGGAGCTCAGAAGATTATGTCTTTGATCACCCAAACTTGGCCAGGCGTGCTCTGAAGAATATTGCTCTTG cTTATCTTGGATGCCTCGAGGAACAAGAATTCACCGAGCTTGCAATTCAAGAGTACAAAACTGCCACTAACATGACTGAACAATTCGCCGCTTTGGTTGCCATAGCCCAGACACCCGGTAAAACCCGTGATGATTTTCTAGCTGATTTTTACGGAAAGTGGAAGCATGATTTCTTG GTGGTGAACAAATGGTTTGCTCTGCAATCATCGTCTGATATTCCTGGTAATGTCGAGAATGTGCGGAAACTGCTAGACCACCCAGCATTTGACCTGCGCAATCCCAACAAAGTGTACTCTCTCATTGGAGGTTTCTGTGGGTCTCCGGTGAACTTTCACGCGAAGGATGGATCAGGCTACAAGTTTTTGGGAGAAATTGTGCTGCTACTAGACAAGCTAAATCCTCAG GTTGCCTCAAGAATGGTGTCAGCCTTCTCAAGATGGAAGCGTTATGACGAAAGCAGACAAAGTCTTGCGAAG GCTCAATTGGAGAAGATCGTGTCTAGTAATGGACTGTCGGAGAATGTGTATGAGATAGCCTCGAAAAGCTTAGCTGTTTGA